A region of Syngnathoides biaculeatus isolate LvHL_M chromosome 20, ASM1980259v1, whole genome shotgun sequence DNA encodes the following proteins:
- the LOC133493939 gene encoding uncharacterized protein LOC133493939, which yields MAVNIPPPKEMKMAGDLAIILFVAVCRNCELLSNNDSPFLLLQCAVTFAVQSYKQIRSDSIVFFICSSDVRENLRKRHQSVSRHIKEKVEGEEVERIKEEEEELLHSKEEEQEEIIQVPSTGVHLKSKDEGQSEERRGAELPSWNSSSDGECNNRGLQTDGHDDDDEQSEELHKVNMSLRSGKNYLKDYEQQNEADTESNTDIGGATDQPRPVVQPLPERQQLSVKQEPSPPHSTRSRAPRRRSL from the exons ATGGCAGTGAACATTCCACCTCCGAAGGAGATGAAGATGGCTGGCGATTTGGCGA TCATTTTATTCGTGGCTGTCTGCCGCAATTGTGAGTTACTTAGTAATAATGACAGCCCATTTCTACTCCTACAGTGTGCAGTTACATTTGCAGTTCAATCTTACAAACAAATTAGATCTGACTccattgtgtttttcatttgctcTTCAGATGTCCGTGAAAATCTTCGAAAGCGGCACCAGTCAGTGTCCCGTCACATCAAAGAGAAAGTGGAGGGTGAAGAGGTGGAACGCatcaaggaggaggaggaagagcttTTACACTCCAAAGAGGAAGAGCAAGAGGAAATTATCCAGGTTCCATCcactggtgtccatttgaagagtaaagatgaaggtcaaagtgaagAGAGACGAGGGGCGGAGCTTCCAAGCTGGAACAGCTCAAGTGATGGAGAGTGTAACAATAGAGGATTACAAACAGAcggtcatgatgatgatgatgaacaatcGGAAG AGCTACATAAAGTCAACATGAGTCTACGCTCAGGAAAGAACTATCTGAAAGATTATGAGCAGCAGAATGAAGCTGACACAGAATCTAATACAGACATCGGTGGAGCCACAGATCAACCACGCCCTGTAGTCCAGCCGTTGCCGGAAAGGCAGCAACTGTCGGTGAAACAGGAACCTTCACCTCCACACAGCACCAGGTCCAGGGCCCCCAGAAGGAGGTCGCTTtga